A genomic stretch from Natronincola ferrireducens includes:
- a CDS encoding DUF3656 domain-containing U32 family peptidase — protein sequence MKKVELLAPAGSYEAFVAAVQNGADAVYLGGRVFSARAYASNFDIPALEEAIEYAHIRGVKVYVTINTLIKDTEMKELLQYVSSLYQIGVDAVIVQDLGVVKILRDYFPHLEIHCSTQMTLHNSLGIQLLYEMGVKRVVLARELSLGDIQRIHRNSPVELEVFIHGALCYSYSGQCLMSSFIGGRSGNRGRCAQPCRKPYEILSLDKNNSRGSALYYLSMRDLNTLGKVGEIIESGVTSFKIEGRMKKPQYVVSIVNAYRRAIDAYLLYKEKLKDKEIEKQITQVFNRKFTEGYILNPFKKEKLNIDKPNNRGLFLGKVEEYDSRKMRMRLKLAEDIRQGDGIEIWGDIRDRTGGIINKLFLYNKLTHEAKAGEVVEIQLEGNIKKGDEVYKTLDLQLMKTLEKSYNKNVENRKVKLYGQVKLYYGMPLKLYIWDEEGNNIYKESLEPVEKAQKVALTKEKIRESLGKLGNTPFELMDMKVDLEDNTALSLSIINKVRRDAIEELINLRKNKGKRKYISNKKEIFCPTFLKLKREKNDQVTIPKLSIKVDTLEQLKAALEEKIDRVYYGNIEALQEAIELCRAKEVEIFFRSPSIIKDEENEGIQEVLQNHRIDGILAGELGMIDFTKNTLGKTVIADTSLNTLNSNTIGFLQELGANGVTLSTELDLKNIKELKVHRSLEVEIVVYGKLLVMITETCPLVSVNQCHHHCEKCKEEVYHYKWGLKDEKGIIFPFTKDYLGKTIIVNAKPLYMMDKINDLMDIRLTSYRLEFTDEKPKDVIRIIKEYRKSIEVLLQGGDLVKPPSKSEGFTRGHYYRGVE from the coding sequence ATGAAGAAAGTAGAATTGTTGGCACCTGCAGGCTCCTATGAGGCTTTTGTGGCAGCGGTGCAAAATGGGGCAGATGCAGTTTATTTGGGGGGAAGGGTTTTTAGTGCTAGGGCCTATGCTTCAAACTTTGATATTCCTGCTTTAGAGGAAGCGATAGAATATGCCCATATTCGAGGCGTGAAGGTTTATGTTACTATCAATACACTGATCAAGGATACGGAGATGAAAGAACTATTACAATATGTATCTAGCTTATATCAAATCGGGGTAGATGCTGTTATTGTACAGGATTTAGGTGTAGTAAAAATCCTAAGGGATTATTTTCCACACCTAGAAATCCATTGTAGCACCCAAATGACGCTACACAATAGTTTGGGTATCCAACTACTATACGAGATGGGGGTAAAACGAGTAGTTTTAGCTAGGGAGCTGTCTTTAGGAGATATACAAAGAATTCATAGGAACTCTCCCGTGGAATTGGAGGTATTTATCCATGGTGCCCTATGCTATAGTTATTCAGGGCAATGTCTTATGAGTAGTTTTATAGGAGGTCGTAGTGGCAATCGGGGACGATGTGCACAACCCTGTAGAAAACCCTATGAGATTTTGTCATTAGATAAAAACAACAGTAGAGGATCAGCCCTATATTATTTAAGTATGAGGGATTTAAATACTTTAGGGAAGGTTGGAGAAATAATCGAAAGTGGTGTTACATCTTTTAAGATAGAAGGAAGAATGAAAAAACCTCAATATGTGGTATCTATTGTAAATGCTTACAGAAGGGCAATAGATGCTTATCTACTTTATAAAGAAAAGTTAAAGGATAAAGAAATAGAAAAACAGATAACTCAGGTGTTTAATCGTAAATTTACTGAGGGATATATCTTAAATCCTTTTAAAAAAGAAAAATTGAATATAGACAAGCCAAATAATAGGGGCTTATTTCTGGGGAAGGTAGAGGAATATGATAGTAGAAAAATGAGGATGCGACTGAAACTGGCTGAGGACATTAGGCAGGGAGATGGTATTGAGATTTGGGGTGATATAAGAGATAGAACTGGAGGGATTATCAATAAGCTGTTTTTATACAATAAGCTAACCCATGAAGCAAAGGCAGGGGAAGTAGTAGAAATTCAGCTGGAGGGTAATATCAAAAAAGGTGATGAGGTATATAAAACATTAGATCTACAGCTAATGAAGACTTTAGAAAAATCCTACAATAAAAATGTAGAAAATAGAAAAGTAAAACTCTATGGACAAGTAAAGCTATATTATGGCATGCCATTAAAGCTCTATATTTGGGATGAAGAGGGGAATAATATCTATAAGGAAAGTCTAGAACCCGTAGAAAAAGCTCAAAAGGTAGCCTTAACAAAAGAAAAAATTAGAGAAAGCTTAGGAAAACTAGGTAACACCCCCTTTGAGTTAATGGATATGAAGGTTGACTTAGAGGATAACACTGCCCTATCTCTTTCCATCATCAATAAGGTTCGACGGGATGCAATAGAAGAACTAATCAATCTTAGAAAAAACAAAGGGAAAAGAAAATATATATCGAACAAAAAAGAAATATTTTGTCCTACATTTTTAAAATTAAAGAGGGAAAAAAATGATCAAGTTACTATACCAAAACTATCAATAAAAGTAGATACATTAGAACAATTAAAGGCAGCACTTGAAGAAAAGATAGATAGGGTGTATTATGGAAACATAGAAGCTCTTCAAGAAGCCATAGAACTATGTAGAGCTAAAGAAGTAGAAATATTTTTCAGAAGTCCTTCTATCATTAAGGATGAGGAAAACGAAGGAATCCAAGAAGTCCTACAAAATCATAGGATAGATGGGATTTTGGCTGGAGAGTTGGGGATGATAGATTTTACTAAAAACACTTTAGGTAAAACTGTCATAGCTGATACTTCATTAAATACGCTGAATAGTAACACTATAGGTTTTTTGCAAGAATTAGGGGCAAATGGAGTTACTCTTTCAACAGAGTTAGATTTAAAAAATATAAAGGAATTGAAGGTCCATAGAAGCTTAGAAGTAGAGATTGTTGTTTACGGAAAGTTATTAGTAATGATAACAGAAACCTGTCCATTGGTTAGTGTTAATCAGTGTCATCATCATTGTGAAAAGTGTAAAGAAGAAGTGTATCACTATAAGTGGGGTTTGAAGGATGAGAAGGGCATTATTTTTCCCTTTACTAAAGATTATTTAGGTAAAACAATTATAGTCAATGCCAAGCCTTTGTATATGATGGATAAAATTAACGATTTAATGGATATTAGGCTTACTTCCTACAGACTAGAATTTACTGATGAAAAGCCCAAAGATGTCATTAGGATTATTAAGGAGTATAGAAAAAGCATAGAAGTCCTTTTACAAGGAGGAGATTTAGTAAAACCTCCTTCAAAGTCAGAAGGTTTTACCAGGGGTCATTATTATCGAGGGGTAGAATAA
- the tyrS gene encoding tyrosine--tRNA ligase, whose product MENVFDILKERGFIQQATHENEIRELLGKESVTFYIGFDPTADSLHVGHFLQVIAMAHMQRAGHKPIFLVGGGTAMVGDPSGRTDMRQMLTQDDIMHNGNRFIEQTKGFLDFSEDKGILVNNADWLMDLQYIPFLREIGKHFSVNRMLSAECFKSRMEKGLSFLEFNYMIMQSYDFLELFRRHGCRLQLGGDDQWSNIIAGADLVRRVEGEAAYGMTFTLLTTSEGKKMGKTQSGAIWLDAEKTSPFEFFQYWRNVDDRDVEKCLSLLTFIPMDEVKRLGALEGAEINRAKEILAFEVTKLVHGEEEAKKAQEAARALFSGGTSAEAMPTTEMDRRRFEEGLDILTLLVETGLVSSKSEGRRLVQQGGISIEDNKVQDLNYVVTTKEFENDNIIIKKGKKVYHQVKLT is encoded by the coding sequence ATGGAAAATGTATTTGATATTTTAAAGGAACGGGGTTTTATACAACAGGCAACCCATGAAAATGAAATAAGAGAGCTTTTAGGAAAAGAGTCCGTCACTTTTTATATAGGCTTTGATCCTACTGCCGACAGCCTACACGTAGGACATTTTCTTCAAGTAATAGCTATGGCCCATATGCAAAGAGCTGGTCATAAACCAATTTTTTTAGTTGGTGGAGGTACCGCTATGGTAGGAGATCCTTCTGGTAGAACTGATATGCGTCAAATGCTAACTCAGGATGATATTATGCATAATGGAAATAGGTTCATAGAGCAAACCAAAGGATTCTTAGATTTTTCTGAGGATAAGGGTATATTAGTAAATAACGCAGATTGGTTAATGGACTTACAATATATACCTTTCTTAAGGGAAATAGGCAAACACTTCTCTGTTAATAGAATGTTATCGGCAGAGTGCTTCAAAAGTCGTATGGAAAAGGGGCTATCTTTTTTAGAGTTTAACTACATGATTATGCAATCCTATGACTTTTTAGAACTATTTAGAAGACATGGTTGTAGGTTGCAGCTTGGGGGGGATGATCAATGGTCCAATATTATCGCTGGAGCTGATCTTGTCCGTAGAGTTGAAGGTGAAGCCGCTTATGGTATGACCTTTACTCTATTGACCACCAGCGAAGGTAAAAAAATGGGTAAAACCCAGTCAGGAGCCATATGGTTAGATGCAGAAAAAACATCCCCCTTTGAATTTTTCCAATACTGGAGAAATGTAGATGATAGAGATGTAGAAAAATGTCTATCACTACTTACCTTTATACCTATGGATGAGGTAAAAAGATTAGGTGCATTAGAGGGTGCTGAAATCAACAGGGCTAAGGAGATATTAGCCTTTGAAGTAACAAAGCTGGTTCATGGAGAGGAGGAAGCGAAAAAGGCTCAAGAAGCAGCCCGTGCCTTATTTAGTGGAGGTACTTCGGCAGAAGCAATGCCTACCACAGAGATGGACAGGAGACGATTTGAAGAAGGATTGGATATTCTAACATTATTAGTAGAGACGGGTCTAGTATCCTCTAAATCTGAAGGAAGACGTCTTGTACAACAGGGGGGAATCTCTATTGAGGATAATAAAGTACAAGACTTAAATTATGTGGTTACAACAAAGGAGTTTGAAAATGATAATATTATTATTAAAAAAGGTAAAAAGGTGTATCATCAAGTAAAGCTTACTTAG
- a CDS encoding HD-GYP domain-containing protein, which translates to MTDKIFNKISFFDLALTLSNAVDLISPDLYNHQKQVAYIASCIGKELNLPSINTNNLIIAGLLHDVGGLTLKDRLEALAFEAQNPYRHAEIGYLLLRNLEEFQEVAKIIKYHHLPWENGKGKEFQGETVPMESHIIHLGDRIAVSIKKNPGIITQAKTISALVEDKYHNMFHPEILEAFRRLKIKESFWLDIISSNIENKLRCMGKEDSWILDLEKLLEVTQVFAHIIDFRSRFTSVHSSGVAIVAEALAKTLHWTEEESTKLKIAGYLHDIGKLAIPKEILEKPDKLTEEEFNIMKTHTYYSYHLLNNVEGLKEINEYASFHHERINGQGYPFHITGQALSEGARIMGVADVFTAITENRPYRRGMTSKRAIEVLEKMGKEEVLDANIVSILKEHYYQINEKRLLAQQEAFYQYQNFTSEIAKVRSQYYE; encoded by the coding sequence ATGACGGATAAAATTTTTAACAAAATATCTTTTTTTGACTTGGCCTTAACCCTATCAAATGCAGTGGACTTAATTAGCCCTGACTTATACAATCATCAAAAACAAGTGGCCTACATAGCTTCTTGTATAGGAAAGGAATTAAACCTACCCTCCATCAACACTAATAATTTAATCATAGCTGGTTTATTACATGATGTTGGAGGATTGACCCTTAAAGATAGACTGGAAGCATTAGCCTTTGAAGCTCAGAATCCCTATAGACATGCTGAAATTGGTTATCTTTTGTTAAGAAATCTCGAAGAGTTTCAAGAAGTTGCAAAAATAATTAAGTATCATCACTTACCGTGGGAAAATGGAAAGGGAAAGGAATTTCAGGGGGAAACAGTACCCATGGAAAGTCATATTATTCATTTAGGGGATCGAATCGCTGTTTCAATAAAAAAGAATCCAGGAATTATAACCCAAGCAAAAACAATCAGTGCTCTTGTTGAAGATAAATACCATAATATGTTTCATCCAGAAATACTAGAAGCCTTTAGAAGACTAAAAATAAAAGAAAGTTTTTGGCTAGATATTATCTCTTCTAATATTGAAAATAAACTTAGGTGTATGGGAAAAGAAGATAGTTGGATATTGGACTTAGAAAAATTGCTGGAGGTTACCCAAGTTTTTGCACATATTATTGATTTTAGAAGTAGGTTTACTTCTGTACATAGTAGTGGCGTGGCAATAGTTGCTGAAGCATTAGCAAAAACCCTTCATTGGACAGAAGAAGAGTCCACAAAACTAAAGATTGCAGGCTATTTACATGATATAGGCAAACTAGCTATTCCCAAAGAAATATTAGAAAAACCTGATAAACTTACAGAAGAAGAATTTAATATTATGAAAACCCATACCTATTATAGCTATCATTTATTAAATAATGTTGAAGGATTAAAAGAAATTAATGAATATGCGTCCTTCCATCATGAAAGAATAAATGGGCAAGGTTATCCTTTTCATATTACAGGACAGGCTTTATCGGAGGGGGCTAGAATCATGGGGGTTGCAGATGTTTTTACAGCTATTACAGAAAATAGACCCTATAGAAGAGGAATGACCTCCAAAAGGGCAATAGAAGTTTTAGAAAAGATGGGGAAAGAAGAAGTACTAGATGCCAATATAGTATCTATACTTAAGGAGCACTACTATCAAATAAATGAGAAGAGGTTATTAGCCCAACAGGAGGCCTTCTATCAATATCAAAACTTTACATCGGAAATTGCTAAGGTAAGGAGTCAATATTATGAATAA
- a CDS encoding glycoside hydrolase family 3 protein, giving the protein MNKKYIYMLLFIFILLDLVGCSNIAAEKAPTIETHLEKYQQYKQKELVDREEDINEEDKKKILIEKYIQEMTVEEKIGQVFMEAFRYNKNNKPITSLDKEVIVTLETYQLGGIIFFAENIDTIEQTQNLIRAMQEISKIPLFIAIDEEGGLVSRLNSSPNMPATRLPGNKALGDTGDVELAYKIGRLLGRELASLGFNMNLAPVADVNTNPKNPVIGNRSFGRDPYKVGEMVANMARGIQEENISAVVKHFPGHGDTSFDTHERAVTLHHDRDRLESVEFLPFKRSIKEDVDGVMLAHIKVPHLTSKPLPATLSKEIVTDILREDLQHEKLIITDALEMAAIARYWSPGEAAVLAFEAGADILLMPESLEEAYGALLNAVGQGRITEERLNASIKRILTVKHERGVLEAVDRELIPEKVLGSQEHQELIKQIKDSK; this is encoded by the coding sequence ATGAATAAAAAATACATTTATATGCTATTATTTATCTTTATCCTTTTAGATTTAGTAGGCTGTAGTAATATCGCTGCAGAAAAAGCCCCTACTATAGAAACACATTTGGAGAAATACCAACAATATAAACAAAAAGAATTAGTTGATAGAGAAGAAGATATTAACGAGGAAGACAAAAAAAAGATACTTATTGAAAAATATATACAAGAAATGACTGTGGAAGAAAAGATTGGTCAAGTGTTCATGGAGGCTTTTCGCTACAATAAAAATAATAAACCAATTACATCTTTAGATAAGGAGGTTATAGTAACTCTTGAAACCTATCAACTTGGTGGCATTATCTTTTTTGCAGAAAATATTGATACAATAGAGCAAACTCAAAACCTAATTCGGGCTATGCAGGAGATAAGTAAAATTCCATTATTTATAGCTATTGATGAGGAGGGAGGACTAGTAAGTCGGTTGAATAGCAGTCCCAATATGCCTGCTACAAGATTACCTGGCAACAAGGCATTAGGAGATACGGGAGATGTAGAGCTGGCTTATAAAATTGGTAGACTGTTGGGTCGTGAATTAGCTTCATTAGGTTTTAATATGAATTTAGCTCCCGTTGCAGATGTAAACACCAATCCTAAAAATCCTGTTATAGGAAACCGTTCCTTTGGCAGGGATCCCTATAAGGTGGGGGAAATGGTGGCCAATATGGCAAGGGGAATACAGGAGGAAAACATTAGTGCAGTAGTCAAACATTTTCCAGGTCATGGAGATACTTCCTTTGACACCCATGAGAGGGCTGTTACCCTTCACCATGATAGAGATAGGTTAGAAAGTGTTGAATTTCTTCCTTTTAAAAGAAGCATTAAAGAGGATGTAGACGGTGTTATGTTAGCACATATTAAAGTGCCCCACCTTACTTCAAAACCTTTGCCCGCCACCCTTTCAAAGGAAATAGTAACAGATATATTGAGGGAGGATCTGCAACACGAAAAACTGATTATTACAGATGCTTTAGAAATGGCGGCTATAGCAAGGTATTGGTCTCCTGGAGAAGCAGCTGTCCTGGCATTTGAAGCAGGGGCTGATATACTATTGATGCCAGAATCCCTAGAGGAGGCCTATGGAGCACTATTAAATGCCGTAGGGCAGGGAAGAATTACAGAGGAAAGATTAAATGCCTCCATAAAGCGGATTTTAACAGTAAAACATGAACGGGGTGTTTTAGAGGCTGTAGATAGAGAATTAATACCGGAGAAGGTATTAGGTTCTCAGGAGCATCAAGAGCTTATTAAACAAATTAAGGACAGTAAGTAA
- a CDS encoding nucleoside hydrolase, whose amino-acid sequence MKKVIFDCDNTMGVPNRDVDDGLTLLYLLGRKDINILGVTTTFGNSTIDIVHSNTIEMFQELNLQHIPLHKGAASPRNRQSDASIFLLETVKNNPGEITLLATGSLTNLYGAYQLDNKFFSYVKEIVLMGGITEPLVINGKNLDELNFASDPEASYHVLSSGAKVTVLTGHICLQAFFGRDEYKRLMENPSIKIYQYIKEKTLPWFEFIMEEFGIEGFYNWDVVAAVYINHPEIFVENSLPIISLPQDLKRGFLKVDTLASNSYRVNVPTKIQDINIFNEVVFNSWENADIFLNTDRG is encoded by the coding sequence ATGAAAAAGGTAATATTTGATTGTGATAATACAATGGGTGTGCCCAATAGAGATGTAGATGATGGATTGACCCTACTATATCTCCTAGGTAGAAAAGATATAAATATTTTGGGAGTTACTACTACTTTTGGTAACAGTACGATTGATATTGTTCATAGCAATACAATAGAAATGTTTCAAGAGTTAAATCTACAGCATATTCCCCTTCATAAAGGTGCTGCATCTCCAAGGAATCGCCAAAGTGATGCTTCAATCTTTTTATTAGAGACCGTTAAAAATAATCCTGGTGAGATAACATTACTGGCTACAGGATCCCTTACAAATTTATATGGTGCCTATCAATTAGATAATAAGTTTTTTAGCTATGTTAAGGAAATTGTATTAATGGGAGGAATTACAGAACCCCTCGTTATTAATGGAAAAAATTTAGATGAATTAAACTTTGCCTCTGATCCGGAAGCCTCCTATCATGTTTTAAGTTCTGGTGCCAAAGTTACTGTCTTAACAGGGCATATTTGTCTACAGGCCTTTTTTGGAAGAGATGAATATAAAAGATTAATGGAAAACCCCTCTATTAAAATTTATCAATATATTAAAGAAAAAACATTACCTTGGTTTGAATTTATTATGGAGGAGTTTGGTATAGAAGGATTTTATAATTGGGATGTTGTAGCAGCTGTCTATATAAATCATCCAGAAATTTTTGTTGAAAATTCTCTTCCTATTATCTCGTTGCCGCAGGATTTAAAAAGAGGTTTTTTAAAAGTAGATACTCTAGCTTCTAATAGCTACAGGGTTAATGTTCCTACTAAAATTCAAGATATAAACATCTTTAATGAAGTGGTTTTTAACAGCTGGGAAAATGCAGATATCTTTTTGAATACTGATAGGGGATAA
- a CDS encoding YeeE/YedE thiosulfate transporter family protein — MTSKAIQELKQKRQGKFKKKNSQVSYGIICIIAAVAIYSIFLQNNSNQSIFWIIGILLGITLQRSRLCFAASFRDPVLVGSTNILKAILIALIVSTIGFVAIEYGTVGDSGDLDKIKTMGQVYPVGIHTAIGAILFGVGMVIAGGCASGFLMRIGEGFLLQLVVLFGFLVGALLGTWQFEFWDKALISKSPTIFIPDYVGFPVAVVGQIAILLLLYFLADWYDKKNNIMSM; from the coding sequence ATGACAAGTAAGGCTATACAAGAATTGAAGCAAAAAAGGCAGGGTAAATTTAAAAAGAAAAATAGTCAAGTGTCCTATGGAATAATTTGTATAATTGCAGCTGTTGCAATATACAGTATTTTTTTACAAAACAATTCTAATCAGAGTATTTTTTGGATTATAGGTATATTATTAGGTATCACCTTGCAAAGATCAAGACTTTGTTTTGCTGCTAGCTTTAGGGATCCTGTATTGGTTGGAAGCACCAACATTTTAAAAGCAATATTGATAGCTCTGATTGTTTCCACCATAGGCTTTGTTGCTATTGAGTATGGAACCGTTGGAGATAGTGGGGACTTGGATAAAATTAAAACTATGGGACAGGTATACCCAGTAGGCATACACACAGCTATAGGAGCAATTTTATTCGGCGTAGGTATGGTTATAGCTGGGGGATGCGCCAGTGGATTTCTTATGAGAATAGGAGAAGGTTTTCTATTACAATTGGTAGTATTATTTGGATTTCTTGTAGGTGCTCTTTTGGGAACATGGCAATTTGAATTTTGGGATAAAGCTTTGATTTCGAAATCTCCTACGATTTTTATACCAGATTATGTAGGGTTTCCTGTTGCAGTAGTTGGACAAATAGCAATACTACTACTTTTATATTTTTTAGCTGATTGGTATGATAAAAAAAACAATATTATGTCTATGTAG
- a CDS encoding sulfurtransferase TusA family protein, with the protein MAEFRLDCLYEACPIPLLKAHKKLQQMKVGDVLILETDHNCSIKNVVDWVKKQGHHVDYIEINEGEWEIFIEKVK; encoded by the coding sequence ATGGCAGAATTTAGACTGGACTGTTTATACGAGGCATGTCCCATCCCATTGTTAAAAGCCCATAAAAAATTACAGCAAATGAAGGTGGGAGATGTATTGATTTTAGAAACAGACCATAATTGTTCTATAAAAAACGTAGTGGATTGGGTGAAAAAACAAGGTCATCATGTGGATTATATTGAGATCAATGAAGGAGAATGGGAGATTTTTATTGAGAAGGTAAAGTAA
- a CDS encoding YeeE/YedE thiosulfate transporter family protein encodes MKLYEKVFKKPWPYITGGVVLALLNSLLFFLTGRMWRVTNGIVSIGAYILETLGFQPSEWYYFSVYRSIDFKDGETFLTNPYILLNTAIILGALISTLLASEFKWKRIKNKKQLSFALMGGIMMGYATRLSFGCNIGGYFSAIPSLSLHGWIFAIFMFIGAWIGSKILIKYILD; translated from the coding sequence GTGAAGCTTTATGAAAAAGTTTTTAAAAAGCCTTGGCCTTATATAACGGGTGGTGTTGTTCTAGCGTTATTAAATAGCCTTTTGTTTTTCCTAACAGGAAGAATGTGGAGGGTAACAAATGGAATCGTATCTATTGGTGCATATATATTGGAAACTTTAGGATTTCAACCATCTGAGTGGTATTATTTTAGTGTTTATAGAAGTATAGATTTTAAAGATGGTGAAACCTTTTTAACCAACCCATATATTTTATTAAATACAGCTATTATTCTAGGGGCTTTAATATCCACCCTATTGGCATCGGAATTTAAATGGAAAAGAATAAAAAATAAAAAACAACTTTCTTTTGCCCTCATGGGTGGCATTATGATGGGTTATGCTACTAGACTAAGCTTTGGCTGTAATATTGGAGGCTACTTCAGTGCCATACCTTCACTTTCCCTGCATGGATGGATATTTGCAATTTTTATGTTTATAGGTGCTTGGATAGGTTCTAAAATATTAATAAAATACATTTTAGATTAG
- a CDS encoding ABC transporter substrate-binding protein, giving the protein MKKTMVLVIVFILILNLTGCGQSNPVAGEDVLESSWEAILEEIKGTEVSFYGWGGSQMTNDWIDQYLAVQLKEKYDITLNRVPMNIDEILNKLLGEKQLNTSGTIDVVWINGENFYTAKTNELLYGPFVEKLPNFEKYVDTESIEVKYDFGFPVEGYEAPYGKAQLVMIYDKARVEFVPRNHEELMELIKNNPAQFTYPAPPDFTGSAFVRNIIYDIVGYEQFVTMEADKEIISNAIQPAMDYLVELKPYLWRGGETYPATIAQLDNMFADQEVFMSVSYHPNSAGGKILTGEFPSTTNTFVFDKGTIGNTHFLAIPFNAPNKAGALAVIDFILSVEAQASKYDPKNWGDLPVLDNSKLNNEERKTFDAIDLAPGALPQDILLNHRVPEMPANFVPIIEEIWEENVLGR; this is encoded by the coding sequence ATGAAAAAAACGATGGTATTAGTTATTGTTTTCATTCTTATATTAAATTTAACAGGCTGTGGTCAAAGCAACCCGGTAGCAGGAGAAGATGTTTTAGAATCAAGCTGGGAAGCGATTTTAGAAGAGATCAAAGGCACGGAGGTGAGCTTCTACGGATGGGGTGGGAGTCAAATGACCAATGATTGGATTGATCAATATTTAGCTGTACAGTTAAAAGAAAAATACGATATCACTTTAAATAGAGTACCAATGAACATTGATGAGATTTTAAATAAGCTGTTGGGGGAAAAACAATTAAATACCTCAGGAACCATTGATGTTGTTTGGATTAATGGCGAAAATTTTTATACAGCGAAAACCAATGAGCTATTATACGGACCTTTTGTAGAAAAACTACCAAACTTTGAAAAATATGTTGATACAGAGTCCATAGAAGTAAAATATGATTTTGGATTTCCTGTAGAAGGATATGAAGCTCCTTATGGAAAGGCTCAATTGGTTATGATTTATGACAAAGCAAGGGTAGAGTTTGTACCTAGAAACCATGAGGAACTGATGGAATTAATAAAAAATAATCCCGCACAATTTACTTATCCAGCCCCCCCGGATTTTACTGGGAGTGCTTTTGTTCGAAATATTATTTACGATATTGTAGGATATGAACAGTTTGTCACGATGGAGGCAGATAAGGAAATTATTTCTAACGCAATTCAACCGGCGATGGACTATTTAGTAGAGTTAAAACCTTATTTATGGAGAGGGGGAGAAACTTACCCTGCAACCATTGCTCAGCTAGATAATATGTTTGCTGATCAAGAAGTATTTATGAGTGTAAGCTACCATCCTAATTCAGCGGGAGGGAAAATTTTGACAGGTGAGTTTCCTTCAACCACCAATACCTTTGTATTTGATAAGGGAACTATAGGAAACACTCACTTTCTAGCTATTCCCTTCAATGCTCCCAATAAGGCTGGAGCATTAGCTGTTATTGATTTTATCTTAAGTGTAGAAGCTCAGGCCTCAAAGTATGATCCGAAAAATTGGGGAGATCTTCCAGTGTTAGATAATAGCAAGTTGAATAATGAGGAAAGAAAAACCTTTGATGCCATTGACTTAGCTCCTGGAGCTTTACCACAAGACATACTTCTTAACCACAGGGTTCCAGAAATGCCAGCCAATTTTGTGCCTATTATTGAAGAGATTTGGGAAGAAAATGTATTAGGAAGATAA